The Sporosarcina ureae genome includes a region encoding these proteins:
- the mutS gene encoding DNA mismatch repair protein MutS → MSEHTPMMQQYLKIKEQYTDAFLFFRLGDFYEMFFEDAVNASALLEITLTSRDSGARERIPMCGIPYHSATGYIETLIHKGHKVAICEQMEDPRNVKGIVKREVVKVITPGTLTEGKTIDVEANHFIGAIDSLGDQCYALAYLDVGTGEGKVELIEGSERTLLAEIEALGMKEIIVDQQLHVILAELFESREIMLSIEDTEHSGSIGHDTYDHLPKELQEACRKLQSYLLRMQKMVFGHIRPFIYIEKDAKLSIDANSMRNLELVQTIRTGKKEGTLFWVLDETVTAMGARKLRMWIHQPLAQRQAIEERLETVNNLVDEYFLREELLEELHEVYDVERLAGRISMGSASARDLAQLRNSLSHIPKLKQLLEDSKRPMLQRFADRMDPCGETFQLLSDAIAVNPPISSKDGGLILDGYHEKLDELRNASRNGKTWLAQLEQKERQLTGIKTLKIGYNRVFGYYIEITKSNIHLADLSRYERKQTLANAERYITTELKEKEELILNAEADSQTLELDLFQSVREQVKDDVQRIQQLASVISELDVLLSFAKVSEKNQYVRPEFHTGKAVDIQNGRHPVVEKMMNHSLYIPNSCTLAEEENMLLITGPNMSGKSTYMRQVALTVVMAQIGCFVPCETATLPITDQIFTRIGAADDVASGQSTFMMEMMESQYALAHASSHSLLLFDEIGRGTSTYDGMALAQAMMEYIHEEIGANTLFSTHYHELTQLEDVLDRLLNVHVAAKEQNGKVVFLHKVLSGAADRSYGIHVAELAGLPADVVGRAKTLLQRFEEDSTMKGVSSVSEQLALFDTDSEPTVSVETQKLLDEIEAVDLMNMTPMQTMQKIMEWKERLTTEKKG, encoded by the coding sequence ATGTCTGAACATACACCAATGATGCAACAATATTTGAAAATTAAAGAGCAATATACAGACGCATTTCTATTCTTCCGTTTAGGAGATTTCTATGAAATGTTTTTTGAGGATGCGGTTAATGCATCTGCATTATTAGAAATTACGTTAACGAGCAGGGATTCAGGTGCACGAGAACGTATACCGATGTGCGGCATACCTTATCATTCCGCTACCGGATATATTGAAACATTAATCCACAAAGGTCATAAAGTAGCGATATGTGAACAAATGGAAGATCCGCGAAACGTTAAAGGAATTGTGAAACGTGAAGTCGTTAAAGTTATTACACCTGGTACATTAACGGAAGGTAAAACGATTGATGTCGAGGCCAATCATTTCATCGGTGCTATCGATAGCTTGGGCGATCAATGTTACGCATTAGCTTATCTTGATGTTGGTACTGGGGAAGGAAAAGTAGAGTTGATTGAGGGAAGTGAGCGAACGCTACTGGCAGAAATCGAAGCGCTTGGCATGAAGGAAATTATTGTTGATCAACAACTTCATGTTATTTTGGCAGAACTGTTCGAAAGCCGCGAAATTATGCTTTCAATTGAAGATACGGAGCATTCGGGGTCAATTGGTCACGATACATATGATCATCTCCCAAAAGAACTACAGGAAGCTTGCCGTAAATTGCAATCGTATCTACTTCGTATGCAAAAAATGGTTTTCGGTCATATTCGACCTTTCATTTATATAGAGAAAGATGCAAAGTTATCAATTGATGCGAACTCAATGCGAAATTTAGAGCTCGTGCAAACGATTCGGACCGGCAAAAAAGAAGGGACATTATTCTGGGTACTCGACGAAACTGTTACGGCGATGGGTGCGAGGAAGTTACGGATGTGGATTCATCAGCCTTTGGCGCAGCGCCAAGCGATTGAAGAACGTCTGGAAACTGTAAATAATTTAGTTGATGAGTATTTCTTGCGTGAAGAGTTATTAGAAGAATTACATGAAGTCTACGATGTAGAACGACTTGCAGGAAGAATTTCTATGGGCAGTGCAAGTGCACGCGATCTAGCGCAACTACGAAATTCTTTGTCACATATACCGAAACTAAAACAGTTGCTTGAAGACTCGAAGCGTCCTATGTTGCAGCGTTTTGCTGATCGTATGGATCCTTGCGGGGAAACATTCCAACTATTATCAGATGCTATTGCAGTAAACCCGCCGATATCTAGTAAAGACGGTGGATTAATTTTGGACGGCTATCATGAAAAACTAGATGAGCTTCGAAATGCATCTCGTAACGGAAAAACATGGCTAGCACAACTTGAGCAGAAAGAGCGACAACTGACGGGAATAAAAACTTTGAAAATCGGCTATAATCGGGTCTTTGGGTATTATATCGAAATTACTAAATCCAATATTCATTTAGCTGACTTATCTCGCTACGAACGTAAGCAGACACTAGCGAACGCGGAGCGATACATAACGACGGAGCTAAAAGAAAAAGAAGAACTAATTCTAAACGCGGAAGCGGACAGCCAGACATTGGAGCTGGACTTATTCCAGTCGGTTCGCGAACAAGTAAAGGATGATGTACAACGAATTCAACAATTAGCTTCTGTGATTAGTGAACTGGATGTTTTGCTATCATTTGCTAAAGTGTCCGAAAAGAATCAATATGTTCGGCCGGAATTCCATACAGGGAAGGCAGTCGACATTCAAAACGGCCGGCATCCAGTCGTTGAAAAAATGATGAATCATTCACTGTATATCCCAAATTCGTGTACGCTAGCTGAAGAGGAAAATATGTTGCTTATTACGGGTCCTAATATGTCGGGTAAAAGTACGTATATGCGTCAAGTAGCTTTGACTGTAGTGATGGCTCAAATCGGTTGTTTCGTCCCTTGTGAAACAGCTACACTGCCTATTACAGATCAAATTTTCACACGAATAGGAGCAGCAGATGACGTGGCATCTGGACAGAGTACATTCATGATGGAAATGATGGAGTCTCAATATGCATTGGCTCATGCGTCGTCCCATAGCCTTTTGTTGTTTGACGAGATCGGGCGTGGTACTTCAACGTATGACGGGATGGCACTTGCACAAGCCATGATGGAATATATCCATGAGGAAATCGGAGCTAACACATTATTTTCTACACACTATCATGAACTCACACAATTGGAAGATGTATTAGATCGCTTATTAAATGTCCATGTCGCGGCCAAAGAGCAAAATGGTAAAGTCGTATTCCTTCATAAAGTATTATCCGGTGCAGCCGATCGAAGCTACGGAATTCATGTAGCTGAGCTAGCAGGTCTACCTGCCGACGTTGTGGGACGTGCGAAAACCTTATTACAGCGATTTGAAGAAGATAGTACAATGAAAGGCGTCTCTTCTGTGTCAGAGCAGCTCGCTTTGTTTGATACGGATAGTGAACCGACTGTTTCTGTGGAAACACAAAAATTACTTGATGAAATTGAAGCGGTAGATTTGATGAATATGACACCGATGCAAACGATGCAAAAAATAATGGAGTGGAAAGAACGTTTGACAACTGAGAAGAAGGGGTGA
- the mutL gene encoding DNA mismatch repair endonuclease MutL, with protein MNQIHIMEDTLANKIAAGEVVERPASIVKELVENAIDAQSTKIEVTLVEAGLSSIRVTDNGKGMSEEDAIRCFERHATSKITNEHDLFRIRTLGFRGEALASIAAVSKVSLWTSDGVDGAVVEIEGGKVLKYQAGALRKGTDFLIQHLFFNTPARLKYMKTIQTELGHTIDLLNRLALSHPDISFTLTHDHHEVLRTSGSGDILRVLSDIYGVGVARKMIPFQKEDADFKVKGFITLPEMTRASKNYISLLMNGRWIKSYAGTQAAIDAMHTYLPIGRFPIAVIDITADPILTDVNVHPAKRHIRISKEGELLSLIKGAIREAIQGVTIIPDAVKKEKPVKRDSEQQTIWTPSYRRPEVTVPLEGREIQPSIVPAEEPIIKQPTPVFPEAIFEQQEEPVPQEPVVYEQEQQEKSHFPSIAPIGQVHGTYIVAQNEDGFYLIDQHAAQERIKYEYFKVKLGQVDAGERQQLLLPLVFHYSADEQVKIEECKDALEEVGVFLEAFGPATYTVKEYPSWFPEGQATSIIEEMIEQVLEKRKVDVEKLREESAIMMSCKKSIKANYYLRQEDMERLLTDLGACHNPYTCPHGRPVLIHFTTYELEKMFKRVM; from the coding sequence ATGAATCAAATTCACATCATGGAAGACACACTGGCCAATAAAATTGCGGCGGGAGAAGTGGTGGAACGTCCTGCTTCCATCGTCAAGGAACTAGTGGAAAATGCGATTGATGCGCAAAGTACCAAAATCGAAGTAACTCTCGTCGAAGCAGGGTTGTCTTCCATTCGAGTGACCGATAACGGCAAGGGTATGTCCGAAGAGGATGCAATCCGCTGTTTCGAAAGGCATGCTACTAGTAAAATAACTAATGAGCATGACTTGTTTCGAATACGTACGCTCGGTTTTCGCGGAGAGGCATTAGCAAGTATCGCGGCAGTATCAAAAGTATCGTTATGGACTTCGGATGGCGTAGACGGGGCTGTTGTAGAGATTGAGGGCGGTAAAGTACTGAAATATCAAGCGGGGGCTTTACGAAAAGGGACAGACTTTCTTATTCAACATCTATTCTTCAACACACCAGCACGTTTAAAATATATGAAAACCATTCAGACGGAACTCGGACATACGATAGATTTATTGAATCGATTAGCACTGAGTCATCCTGACATTTCTTTTACACTCACTCACGATCATCATGAAGTTCTTAGAACATCGGGTTCAGGAGACATATTACGGGTATTATCAGATATATACGGTGTCGGAGTTGCGCGGAAAATGATACCGTTCCAAAAAGAAGATGCTGATTTCAAAGTGAAGGGTTTTATTACACTTCCTGAGATGACACGTGCATCTAAAAATTATATTTCACTTTTAATGAATGGACGTTGGATTAAAAGCTATGCAGGAACGCAAGCAGCTATTGATGCGATGCATACGTACTTGCCTATTGGTAGGTTTCCAATTGCAGTTATTGATATTACAGCAGATCCTATTTTGACAGATGTCAACGTACATCCCGCGAAGCGGCATATTCGTATTAGTAAAGAAGGGGAATTACTCTCCTTGATAAAGGGAGCAATCAGGGAGGCTATTCAAGGAGTCACTATTATCCCTGACGCTGTAAAGAAAGAGAAGCCTGTTAAAAGAGACTCAGAACAACAGACGATTTGGACACCTTCCTATCGTCGGCCTGAAGTGACGGTTCCGTTAGAAGGACGAGAAATACAACCATCCATTGTTCCTGCGGAAGAGCCTATTATAAAGCAACCCACGCCAGTCTTTCCTGAAGCTATTTTTGAACAGCAGGAAGAACCCGTGCCACAAGAGCCTGTTGTCTATGAACAGGAACAGCAGGAGAAGAGTCATTTCCCTTCAATCGCACCGATCGGACAAGTTCATGGAACGTATATAGTGGCGCAAAATGAAGATGGGTTTTATTTAATCGACCAGCACGCAGCGCAAGAACGAATTAAATATGAATACTTTAAAGTGAAACTTGGCCAGGTGGATGCAGGTGAACGTCAGCAATTACTTTTGCCACTTGTTTTCCATTACTCAGCTGATGAACAAGTAAAAATAGAAGAGTGTAAAGATGCATTGGAAGAAGTCGGTGTATTTTTAGAAGCGTTCGGTCCAGCGACATATACCGTAAAAGAGTATCCTTCATGGTTCCCTGAAGGACAAGCAACTTCGATCATAGAAGAAATGATTGAGCAAGTACTCGAGAAACGCAAAGTCGACGTCGAGAAATTGCGTGAAGAAAGTGCGATTATGATGAGTTGTAAAAAATCGATCAAAGCAAATTATTACTTAAGGCAAGAAGATATGGAACGCTTACTCACGGATCTAGGGGCTTGTCATAATCCATATACATGTCCGCATGGTCGTCCGGTATTGATCCATTTTACAACGTATGAATTAGAGAAAATGTTTAAACGAGTGATGTAA
- a CDS encoding glycerol-3-phosphate dehydrogenase/oxidase → MFSTLERSSRIQDLRNFSFDVLVVGGGITGAGIALDAAARGFSVALIDMQDFAAGTSSRSTKLIHGGLRYLKQLEVKIVAETGKEREIVFRNSRNITKSRPMLLPIYQKGTYGKYSTSAGLLVYDLLAGVKPAERREMLTKEETAELEPLLKKERLKGGGHYVEYQTDDARLTIEVLKKAAEKGALCLNYMKCEQFNFEKDRVVGAVLSDQLTGERFSVAASMVINASGPWVDELQKKISSKHKKRLHITKGAHIVVDQSIFPLQQAIYFDNSDGRMLFAIPRDNKTYIGTTDTFYSDDKQHPIATEDDIHYIMEAVREIFPSIHLQRQHVESTWAGIRPLIAQDGKDASEISRRDEVWETVPGLLTIAGGKLTGYRQMAEIVVDRINEQLEKPSIKPCETKNIPVSGSDFIDDEALRQFIELQAARAPQFGLTPQQGTRLASFYGRNSEKVFRFAHAISAEENNLPISLRAEILYGIHHEMVTSPSDFFIRRKGDLYFQIDVVESLATQVIDYIAKLLHYTDSEKSIHANDLKNAIAEAKGSASS, encoded by the coding sequence ATGTTTTCTACATTAGAAAGATCGAGCAGAATTCAGGACTTGAGAAACTTTTCATTCGATGTTTTAGTTGTCGGTGGAGGGATCACAGGTGCAGGAATCGCATTGGATGCGGCTGCGAGAGGATTTTCGGTTGCCCTGATTGATATGCAAGACTTTGCGGCAGGAACATCTAGCCGTTCAACAAAACTGATACATGGTGGTTTGCGCTATTTAAAACAATTAGAAGTGAAAATAGTGGCAGAAACGGGAAAGGAACGAGAAATCGTTTTCCGTAATTCTCGAAATATCACGAAATCAAGACCTATGCTATTGCCGATCTATCAAAAAGGAACGTATGGCAAGTACTCCACTTCGGCTGGGCTTCTCGTCTACGATTTACTAGCAGGTGTAAAGCCTGCAGAACGCCGTGAGATGTTGACGAAAGAAGAAACGGCTGAACTTGAACCATTACTGAAAAAAGAGCGGTTAAAAGGTGGCGGTCATTATGTGGAGTATCAGACGGATGATGCGCGTTTGACAATTGAGGTACTGAAGAAAGCGGCAGAAAAAGGTGCGCTTTGTCTGAACTATATGAAGTGCGAACAATTTAACTTTGAGAAAGATCGTGTCGTTGGAGCAGTCTTAAGTGATCAACTAACGGGTGAACGATTTTCCGTGGCGGCTTCAATGGTAATCAATGCATCCGGTCCATGGGTTGACGAACTACAAAAGAAAATCAGCAGCAAACATAAAAAGCGATTACACATTACGAAAGGTGCCCATATTGTAGTAGATCAATCTATATTCCCGTTGCAACAAGCAATTTATTTTGATAACTCGGATGGCCGAATGTTATTCGCCATTCCACGGGATAATAAAACGTATATCGGTACGACTGATACATTTTATTCGGATGATAAACAGCATCCTATAGCGACAGAAGATGATATACACTACATCATGGAAGCAGTTCGCGAAATTTTCCCAAGCATTCATTTGCAACGCCAACATGTGGAATCCACATGGGCCGGCATTCGACCATTGATTGCGCAAGACGGCAAGGATGCATCTGAGATTTCAAGAAGAGATGAAGTGTGGGAAACAGTTCCTGGATTACTGACGATTGCAGGGGGAAAGTTAACAGGCTATCGACAAATGGCGGAAATTGTAGTGGATCGAATTAATGAACAACTAGAAAAGCCGTCTATTAAGCCATGTGAAACGAAGAATATCCCTGTATCAGGAAGTGATTTCATAGACGATGAAGCCTTAAGGCAATTTATTGAATTACAGGCAGCGCGAGCACCCCAGTTCGGACTAACTCCACAACAAGGGACGCGTCTTGCTTCATTTTATGGAAGAAATAGTGAAAAAGTTTTCCGATTCGCCCACGCGATTTCAGCAGAGGAGAACAATTTGCCAATCAGTTTGCGTGCGGAGATCTTATATGGAATTCATCATGAAATGGTCACATCGCCAAGTGATTTCTTTATCCGCAGAAAAGGGGATCTGTATTTCCAGATCGATGTTGTGGAATCATTAGCGACACAAGTAATCGACTATATAGCAAAGTTGTTGCATTATACAGACAGTGAGAAATCTATTCATGCTAATGATTTGAAAAATGCAATTGCAGAAGCGAAAGGAAGTGCAAGTTCATGA
- a CDS encoding alpha/beta hydrolase — protein MTDQWIEMRDGTKVYSTSYTPDTKPVARVHIIHGLAEHSGRYKRFAEYLQSQGYVVTLHDQRGHGKTATENGFVYGYIGKSATFDQLVDDTFEVNQVYQLQYPELPVVLLGHSMGSFVARRYIQLYGSTLSKVILSGTGTNSELTAHAAIALASYRENKFPKEQPDEFLNSLVFGNYSKQFPDESEFAWLSRDVESVVDYEEDGACGFVPTAQLFRVLLEGMNSLEVPEFLLNIPNELPILLLSGTDDLVGDRAKGVWKVAKQFDKANQQYVTVQLYEGGRHEMLQETNYKQVYTTIVEWMKRHELTR, from the coding sequence ATGACAGACCAGTGGATTGAAATGCGTGATGGCACTAAAGTGTATAGTACGAGTTATACACCTGATACTAAGCCGGTAGCCCGTGTGCATATCATTCACGGATTGGCTGAACATAGCGGTCGCTATAAACGATTCGCAGAGTACTTGCAGTCACAAGGGTATGTCGTAACGTTGCATGACCAAAGAGGTCACGGTAAGACGGCTACGGAAAATGGTTTTGTTTACGGCTATATAGGTAAGTCTGCTACATTTGACCAATTAGTAGATGATACGTTTGAAGTGAATCAAGTGTATCAACTACAATACCCAGAGCTACCGGTAGTGCTATTGGGACATAGTATGGGTTCTTTCGTTGCAAGGCGCTATATCCAGCTATACGGCTCTACGCTAAGCAAAGTCATCCTGTCGGGTACTGGAACCAATTCTGAGCTTACTGCACATGCTGCGATTGCATTGGCTTCGTATAGAGAAAATAAATTCCCAAAAGAGCAACCGGATGAGTTCTTGAACAGTTTGGTCTTCGGTAATTATTCGAAACAATTTCCTGATGAAAGTGAATTTGCTTGGCTATCACGCGATGTGGAGAGTGTAGTTGATTATGAAGAGGATGGAGCATGTGGATTTGTGCCAACTGCTCAACTGTTTCGTGTGTTACTTGAAGGAATGAATTCATTGGAAGTGCCAGAATTCCTACTAAACATCCCGAATGAATTACCGATTTTATTACTTTCTGGCACAGATGACTTGGTCGGGGACCGTGCTAAAGGTGTATGGAAAGTAGCCAAACAATTCGATAAAGCTAATCAACAATACGTCACCGTTCAGCTATATGAAGGTGGAAGACATGAAATGCTACAAGAAACAAACTATAAACAAGTTTATACAACTATCGTGGAATGGATGAAACGACATGAACTTACCCGTTGA
- the miaA gene encoding tRNA (adenosine(37)-N6)-dimethylallyltransferase MiaA, translating to MNLPVDVLAVVGPTASGKTALSVALAKRFNGEIINGDAMQVYKELDIGTAKIHHSEMQGIPHHFFDVKEPTESFSVAEYQLAVRQWIDDIRSRGKLPIIVGGSGMYVQSVLFDYRFTEQAADSEVRARLERELAVEGADVLHARLAELDLKSAEKIHPNNHRRLVRALEILEVTGQTKQDHEQQQGNQPMYHSLIIGLDLPRELLYERIDLRVEQMVEAGLLNEVQQLWNKGIRQTQSVQAIGYKELISYFDGLLTKEQAIEAIMKNTRNYAKRQLTYFRNKLPVQWVDANQSSEEIFRTTCQIIKDFQK from the coding sequence ATGAACTTACCCGTTGATGTACTAGCAGTAGTAGGACCGACTGCTTCAGGGAAAACAGCGCTTAGCGTGGCACTTGCAAAACGATTTAATGGGGAAATCATTAACGGTGATGCAATGCAAGTATATAAAGAATTGGATATCGGTACGGCTAAGATTCATCATTCTGAAATGCAGGGGATTCCACATCATTTCTTTGATGTAAAAGAACCGACAGAATCATTTTCTGTAGCGGAATATCAACTAGCTGTCAGGCAATGGATTGACGATATTCGATCACGTGGAAAACTACCTATTATTGTTGGCGGCAGTGGAATGTATGTTCAGTCGGTTTTGTTTGATTATCGATTTACAGAACAAGCAGCTGATTCTGAAGTGAGAGCGCGTTTAGAACGAGAGCTTGCAGTAGAAGGGGCAGATGTATTACACGCGAGGCTAGCAGAATTGGATCTGAAAAGTGCAGAGAAAATTCATCCGAATAATCATAGACGTCTAGTCCGTGCACTGGAGATACTCGAAGTGACGGGCCAAACAAAACAAGACCATGAACAACAGCAAGGGAATCAACCTATGTATCACTCCTTAATTATTGGACTAGATCTTCCTAGGGAGTTACTGTATGAACGAATCGATCTGCGTGTAGAACAAATGGTTGAAGCGGGATTACTTAATGAGGTACAGCAACTCTGGAATAAAGGAATTCGTCAAACTCAATCCGTACAAGCGATAGGCTATAAAGAACTGATTTCCTACTTTGACGGACTATTGACAAAAGAGCAGGCAATAGAAGCGATAATGAAAAACACACGCAATTATGCAAAAAGGCAGCTGACCTACTTCCGTAATAAATTGCCTGTCCAGTGGGTAGATGCGAATCAATCGAGTGAAGAAATTTTTCGAACAACTTGTCAGATAATAAAGGATTTTCAGAAGTAA
- the hfq gene encoding RNA chaperone Hfq, whose translation MAQGNMQDTFLNSLRKNNTFVTIFLLNGFQLKGLIKSYDNYTVLLETDGKQQLIYKHAISTYAPTKPVILKDEQ comes from the coding sequence ATGGCACAGGGAAACATGCAAGATACGTTTTTGAATTCTTTACGTAAGAACAACACTTTTGTTACAATTTTTTTACTAAATGGTTTTCAGTTAAAAGGTCTTATCAAGTCGTATGATAATTATACGGTGTTGTTAGAAACAGACGGTAAACAACAGCTTATTTATAAGCATGCTATTTCTACGTATGCTCCTACAAAACCAGTTATTTTAAAAGATGAACAATAA
- a CDS encoding aminotransferase class I/II-fold pyridoxal phosphate-dependent enzyme — MQITPINEELLTTSQKAEELIAPYVRKVEEIAFFNQRKVLQAFKKNQVSDFHLSGSTGYGYDDSGRDVLEQVYSDAFGAEDCLVRNQIISGTHAITISLFGILRPGDELLYITGKPYDTLESIISGNGKDTGSLEDFHISYQHIDLKEDGSVDYEKAKKTISAKTKVVAIQRSKGYSSNPSFRIHEIEAIIKEIRKIKEDVVVFVDNCYGEFVEMKEPVEVGADLMAGSLIKNPGGGLARTGGYIAGRKDLVEKCAYRMTSPGLGAEAGASLDTLLEMYQGFFLAPHTVSQAVKGALFTSAFFGSFGMDTTPHYSELRTDLIQSVNFLNAEQMIAFCQMIQQNSPVNAQYAPEPSYMPGYADDVIMAAGTFIQGSSIELTADGPIRPPYTAYIQGGLTYEHVKSAVLDSMEQLLEKKLV, encoded by the coding sequence ATGCAAATTACACCCATTAATGAAGAATTACTCACTACATCACAAAAAGCGGAAGAACTAATCGCTCCATATGTGAGGAAAGTAGAAGAAATTGCATTTTTTAACCAAAGAAAAGTCTTACAGGCATTCAAAAAAAATCAAGTAAGCGATTTTCATTTATCAGGTTCAACAGGTTATGGTTATGATGACAGTGGTCGTGATGTATTAGAGCAAGTGTATTCGGATGCATTCGGAGCGGAAGACTGCCTTGTAAGAAATCAAATTATTTCGGGCACGCATGCTATTACGATCAGCTTGTTTGGGATATTGCGACCAGGTGATGAACTTCTTTATATTACAGGTAAACCATACGATACGTTGGAGTCTATCATTTCTGGCAACGGTAAAGATACGGGTTCACTTGAAGATTTCCACATTTCCTATCAGCATATTGATTTGAAAGAAGACGGTTCTGTCGATTACGAGAAAGCAAAAAAGACAATTTCGGCGAAGACGAAAGTCGTAGCAATCCAACGTTCTAAGGGCTATTCTAGCAATCCATCATTCAGAATTCATGAAATTGAAGCGATTATTAAAGAAATCCGCAAAATAAAAGAAGATGTCGTAGTCTTTGTAGATAATTGCTATGGAGAATTCGTGGAAATGAAAGAGCCCGTAGAAGTTGGAGCAGACCTAATGGCGGGCTCACTCATAAAAAATCCAGGTGGTGGACTTGCCAGAACAGGTGGTTACATTGCAGGCAGGAAAGACTTGGTTGAGAAGTGTGCTTATCGCATGACTTCTCCAGGCCTGGGAGCTGAAGCAGGAGCTTCACTTGATACGTTACTTGAGATGTATCAAGGATTCTTCTTAGCACCACACACAGTCAGTCAGGCGGTTAAAGGCGCGTTATTCACATCGGCATTTTTCGGTAGCTTCGGTATGGATACGACACCGCATTACAGTGAGCTCCGAACGGATTTAATTCAATCAGTGAACTTTTTAAACGCTGAGCAAATGATAGCGTTCTGTCAGATGATCCAGCAAAACTCACCGGTTAACGCGCAATATGCCCCAGAGCCATCCTACATGCCTGGTTATGCAGATGACGTCATCATGGCCGCGGGTACGTTCATTCAAGGTTCCAGTATTGAATTGACAGCTGACGGCCCAATCAGACCGCCATACACAGCATATATTCAAGGCGGATTGACGTATGAGCATGTGAAATCTGCAGTACTAGATTCGATGGAACAATTGCTTGAAAAGAAGTTGGTATAA
- the lexA gene encoding transcriptional repressor LexA, with translation MKKISKRQEEILAFIKDEVRLKGYPPSVREIGEAVGLASSSTVHGHLSRLESKGFIRRDPTKPRAIEVLDPEGLDELKNGVMHVPLIGKVTAGNPITTIENIEEYFPLPDTFGSSEDEIFMLEIVGDSMIEAGILNGDRVIVRQTHSASNGEIVVAMTEEDESTVKRFFKEKDYFRLQPENSSMEPIIVDQVSILGKVIGVFRMIH, from the coding sequence TTGAAGAAAATATCAAAAAGACAAGAAGAAATACTTGCTTTCATAAAAGATGAAGTGCGTTTAAAAGGTTATCCCCCTTCCGTTCGTGAAATTGGAGAAGCTGTGGGACTTGCATCAAGTTCCACGGTTCACGGTCACTTATCACGGCTCGAGAGTAAAGGTTTTATACGCAGGGATCCGACAAAACCTCGCGCTATCGAAGTTTTGGATCCAGAAGGGTTAGATGAATTAAAAAATGGCGTTATGCATGTTCCGTTGATTGGTAAAGTTACAGCAGGCAATCCCATTACAACGATTGAAAATATTGAGGAGTACTTCCCATTGCCGGATACATTTGGTTCTTCAGAGGATGAAATTTTTATGTTGGAGATTGTAGGAGACAGCATGATTGAAGCCGGCATCCTAAACGGAGACCGTGTGATTGTTAGACAAACGCACTCTGCAAGCAATGGTGAAATTGTCGTAGCTATGACAGAAGAAGATGAATCAACCGTTAAACGTTTCTTTAAGGAAAAAGATTATTTTAGACTCCAACCAGAAAACTCTTCTATGGAGCCGATCATTGTAGATCAAGTGTCCATTTTAGGAAAAGTAATCGGTGTATTCCGGATGATTCATTAA
- the yneA gene encoding cell division suppressor protein YneA, with translation MEFIKEFIKNNYYFAVLIAVCVSFAWVQFDKIAEEDHYMEIVINEGDTLWQLASNYSEDIPTTHWIEQVRSLNELPTDQIVSGELLRVPVKVNKQTDIRVAEIGVGSK, from the coding sequence ATGGAGTTTATAAAAGAATTTATCAAAAACAATTATTATTTCGCAGTATTAATAGCAGTTTGTGTATCTTTCGCTTGGGTTCAATTCGATAAGATTGCGGAGGAAGACCACTATATGGAAATCGTTATTAATGAAGGAGATACACTATGGCAGCTGGCTTCTAACTACTCAGAAGATATACCGACCACCCACTGGATCGAACAAGTGCGTTCATTAAACGAATTACCTACTGATCAAATCGTTTCAGGTGAATTACTACGTGTGCCTGTTAAAGTTAATAAACAAACAGATATCCGGGTAGCTGAAATTGGAGTGGGATCTAAATGA